From Carya illinoinensis cultivar Pawnee chromosome 5, C.illinoinensisPawnee_v1, whole genome shotgun sequence, one genomic window encodes:
- the LOC122310096 gene encoding uncharacterized protein LOC122310096 produces MGAYTFHISNPILPIKLLESNATVDELIEGESKTWKKDLVQAIFRQEEAKCICNIPISIKGMDDKVIWGLSDKGLFSVKSAYFTDLEKIKHKTGETSNSDQNERIWRKVWRLTSSGKVKQFLWKALNGIPPTRSNLFKRMVVDNSTCPICNREEETALHVLWDCPASVDVWSEEFSPVKKWRRNYADFMSVWSDFHSKLEDEKLHIIATMLHCLWRRRNDLVFEGKFKGPSVLFQLALQGVEAIKLAQEKPRESQLRTTDSLRILWRPPRLEFMKVYVDAALDTK; encoded by the coding sequence ATGGGTGCCTATACCTTCCACATTTCAAATCCAATCTTGCCTATCAAGTTACTGGAGTCAAATGCAACAGTAGATGAGCTAATTGAAGGAGAGAGTAAGACTTGGAAAAAAGACTTAGTGCAAGCCATTTTCAGACAAGAGGAAGCTAAATGTATTTGCAATATTCCTATCAGTATAAAGGGGATGGATGATAAAGTTATATGGGGACTATCGGATAAAGGGCTATTTTCAGTAAAGAGTGCATACTTCACAGATCTGGAGAAAATTAAACATAAGACAGGGGAAACATCAAATAGTGATCAAAATGAGAGGATATGGAGGAAAGTATGGAGATTAACAAGCTCGGGTAAGGTAAAACAGTTTCTATGGAAAGCTCTAAATGGAATACCACCCACAAGGAGCAATCTCTTCAAGAGAATGGTAGTTGATAACTCTACATGCCCAATCTGCAatagagaagaagaaacagcATTACATGTACTTTGGGATTGTCCTGCTTCAGTAGATGTGTGGAGTGAGGAATTTAGTCCAGTTAAAAAATGGAGAAGGAATTATGCTGATTTCATGTCAGTATGGTCTGATTTTCATTCTAAGTTAGAAGATGAAAAGCTTCACATAATAGCTACGATGCTTCATTGCTTATGGAGGAGAAGAAACGACCTTGTCTTTGAAGGAAAGTTCAAAGGTCCTTCTGTTTTGTTTCAGTTGGCATTACAGGGTGTAGAGGCTATTAAATTGGCTCAAGAAAAGCCTAGAGAGAGTCAACTAAGAACAACAGACTCGTTGAGAATATTATGGAGACCCCCACGGCTTGAATTTATGAAGGTATATGTTGATGCAGCCTTGGATACAAAATAG